A region of Daphnia carinata strain CSIRO-1 chromosome 10, CSIRO_AGI_Dcar_HiC_V3, whole genome shotgun sequence DNA encodes the following proteins:
- the LOC130695941 gene encoding CB1 cannabinoid receptor-interacting protein 1-like has translation MGSFRVTLSLHKEPDNKPVFCKMDGQRFAQQRTVKFLADSKYRFDINIRPAKMVRGIAVMERALEVTDNSSKLEDENASSYSAFFQLDNLQPSKKGQRESVSLHVKMDGGYEFTTTLQIKIYNAKSTQHCDWGTTVHSIEYECHTDQQNNSIKIVKDTFR, from the exons ATGGGGTCCTTCCGAGTGACGTTGAGTCTCCACAAGGAGCCGGACAACAAAcccgttttttgcaaaatggACGGACAACGGTTCGCCCAGCAGCGGACAGTCAAATTCCTTGCGGATAGCAAATACCGCTTCGATATTAACATCCGCCCCGCCAAAATGGTCAG AGGCATAGCCGTAATGGAACGAGCCCTCGAGGTGACCGACAACTCATCAAAGTTGGAGGACGAAAACGCATCGAGCTATTCCGCTTTTTTTCAATTAGACAATCTACAGCCGTCCAAGAAAGGACAACGAGAATCAGTATCCCTGCACGTGAAG ATGGACGGAGGTTACGAGTTCACTACGACACTGCAAATCAAAATCTACAACGCAAAGAGCACGCAACATTGTGACTGGGGAACGACTGTTCATTCGATCGAATATGAATGCCATACCGACCAGCAGAACAACAGTATTAAAATAGTTAAAGACACTTTCCGATAA
- the LOC130695939 gene encoding uncharacterized protein LOC130695939 gives METPFEIFCFVLFILEGFLSLAYAHIVFSFRALPLKDMARLQYFFLFATLTVATTSQVVVNPFWMGDTFIMGHHLYCYVTWNASSYTKKMIHWSSLNWTESRMKVFPLFLGTLGLVFLHGQHAYLLAMQMHINLIILGLVAVHCAVMAVMYNRQLAWAAPSNVPEWIAKRVEDSKSSLSLTGNDNNSSTSTTSRSRKAMKRD, from the exons ATGGAGACTCCATTCGAAATCTTCTGTTTTGTTCTCTTCATCCTTGAGGGGTTCCTTTCGCTTGCATACGCACACATAGTTTTTTCCTTCCGTGCATTACCTTTAAAAGATATGGCAAGATTGCaatactttttccttttcgcaACGTTAACGGTTGCGACCACTTCACAAGTCGTCGTTAACCCGTTTTGGATGGGTGACACTTTTATAATGGGCCACCATTTATATTGCTACGTAACATGGAACGCGTCGAGTTACACAAAAAAG ATGATCCATTGGAGTTCGCTAAATTGGACAGAGAGTCGCATGAAAGTCTTTCCGCTCTTCTTGG GCACGTTGGGCCTTGTTTTTCTCCACGGCCAACACGCTTACCTCCTAGCTATGCAGATGCACATCAATTTGATCATCCTGGGATTGGTTGCTGTTCATTGCGCAGTGATGGCAGTTATGTATAACAGGCAACTCGCCTGGGCAGCTCCAAGCAACGTTCCAGAATGGATAGCCAAACGAGTTGAAGATTCTAAAAGTAGTTTATCATTAACTGGAAATGATAACAACAGCAGTACATCAACCACTAGCCGATCGCGCAAAGCCATGAAACGTGATTAG
- the LOC130695924 gene encoding lysosomal proton-coupled steroid conjugate and bile acid symporter SLC46A3-like isoform X3, with translation MGHVTLEPMLFLKMIAEGNITVIAETLQLERSCRINLNFTEEDCTAMDDGNHSDIQKAAQVYQNNFNYYQGLTASILPILVIFLVGSISDRYGRKLPMVIVLGGFIVYAIVYLLVILNPQWPVEVLYTASLAVNATGSWVVFNMAVYSYLADITTMETRTKRMGWMDAVWSMGKPLGTLLGVRLYRAFGYVTVFVVSAIMWLICLIYTAIVIKESVTEPSGTMEEENPFQFMTNLYQTVFKRYPHRVRVYLFLLVAFKLGVYLVQGHQVYLWARAVLEWDVSQYSNWSGASDIFYQIGMVVWMGMASSYHLSDYTVAIFGLLSIAIWNIVLASINGPSMWWLVIVATLLSAPKASIEPALRSLITSIPEKSDVGKTLAFLGLMESIWLMVDKSVYTHLYNALIQSFPQINFVVEGAIACILLWGLILLKRDSERPRDANAL, from the exons ATGGGTCACGTGACTCTTGAGCCtatgctttttttaaaaatgatcgCAGAAGGAAATATCACTGTGATTGCAGAAACGCTGCAACTCGAGCGCTCCTGTCGTATTAACCTTAATTTTACTGAAGAAGACTGTACGGCAATGGACGATGGAAATCATTCAGACATTCAG AAAGCTGCCCAAGTCtaccaaaacaatttcaattattatcaAGGATTGACGGCCAGCATTTTACCTATTCTGGTTATTTTCTTGGTTGGATCAATCAGCGATCGTTACGGCAGAAAACTGCCGATGGTCATCGTGCTTGGTGGATTTATCGTCTACGCTATTGTTTACCTTCTCGTGATTCTTAATCCGCAATGGCCCGTGGAAGTTCTCTACACTGCTTCGCTAGCCGTCAACGCAACAGGAAGCTGGGTCGTTTTCAATATGGCAGTCTACAGCTACTTAGCAGATATCACAACAATGGAAACGCGAACAAAACGTATGGGATGGATGGACGCCGTATGGTCAATGGGAAAACCCTTGGGTACTTTGCTCGGCGTACGGTTATACCGAGCATTCGGCTACGTGACTGTTTTCGTCGTCTCCGCCATTATGTGGTTAATTTGCTTAATTTATACCGCAATTGTTATTAAAGAAAGCGTTACAGAACCCAGTGGTACAATGGAGGAAGAAAACCCATTTCAATTTATGACCAACTTGTATCAAACAGTTTTCAAACGTTACCCTCATCGAGTTCGAGTTTATCTATTTTTACTTGTAGCTTTCAAATTGGGTGTCTATCTCGTCCAAGGCCATCAA GTTTACTTGTGGGCAAGGGCTGTACTGGAATGGGATGTTAGCCAATACTCAAATTGGTCGGGAGCAAGTGACATTTTCTATCAAATCGGGATGGTTGTCTGGATGGGAATGGCATCGTCCTACCACCTTTCGGATTATACTGTCGCGATCTTTGGATTGTTATCCATCGCTATCTGGAACATCGTGTTAGCAAGCATTAACGGCCCGTCTATGTGGTGGTTGGTTATTGTTGCAACGCTATTAAGCGCTCCTAAAGCGAGCATCGAACCAGCCTTGCGATCTCTCATAACAAGCATTCCGGAGAAAAGCGATGTCGGTAAAACATTGGCGTTTCTCGGACTCATGGAATCCATCTGGCTTATGGTAGACAAGTCTGTGTATACGCATCTCTACAACGCATTAATTCAATCTTTCCCTCAG ATAAATTTTGTAGTGGAGGGCGCTATTGCCTGCATATTATTATGGGGATTGATTTTATTGAAACGAGACTCAGAGAGACCGCGTGATGCCAATGCGTTGTGA
- the LOC130695931 gene encoding mitochondrial import receptor subunit TOM40 homolog 1-like, protein MVLGIIFKKITSNRQLITLTVPSTCNMGNVIAAGPPPPPPLPPALVAEERSLENPGTVEDLHKKTKDVFPVNFDGAKIMVNKGLSNHFQISHTLNMSSVTPSGYRFGATYVGTQQFGPAEAYPILLGDIDPSGNLNANIIHQLNKNIRMKFVSQIQSSKFVATQLTTDYKGSSFTASLTLGNPDFINGSGVSVLHYLQTVVPNVAVGAEVAYQYGSGIPGGGVAVISGVGRYTGSNWNLSGTVGGSGLHLCYYQRASEQVQVGVELESNIRAQESVASIGYQIDLPKANLVFRGMLDSNWTVGGVLEKKLQPLPFTFALSGLMNHPKNQFRLGCGLIIG, encoded by the exons ATGGTTTTGGGTattatctttaaaaagatAACTAGCAATCGACAACTAATTACGTTAACAG TACCATCGACTTGCAACATGGGTAATGTTATTGCTGCTGGccctcctcctccaccaccaCTACCACCTGCATTAGTGGCTGAAGAACGTTCTTTAGAGAACCCTGGAACAGTCGAGGATttacacaagaaaacaaaag ATGTTTTTCCAGTCAATTTTGATGGAGCCAAGATAATGGTGAACAAGGGTCTCAGTAATCATTTCCAAATTTCACACACACTCAACATGAGCTCGGTGACACCATCTGGATACAGATTTGGAGCTACATATGTAGGAACACAACAGTTTGGCCCAGCTGAAGCATATCCTATTTTACTTGGTGACATTGATCCTAGTGGGAATTTGAATGCCAACATCATTCATCAGTTAAATAAGAATATCCGCATGAAATTTGTTTCACAG ATTCAAAGTTCAAAATTTGTTGCCACACAACTCACTACTGACTACAAAGGCAGTTCCTTTACAGCCTCATTGACACTGGGAAATCCTGATTTTATCAATGGATCAG GTGTATCTGTACTCCACTACCTCCAAACAGTTGTACCTAATGTTGCTGTCGGCGCGGAAGTAGCTTACCAGTATGGTTCAGGAATTCCAGGCGGAGGTGTCGCCGTCATTTCTGGTGTCGGCAGATATACTG GTTCAAACTGGAACTTGAGTGGCACAGTGGGTGGCTCTGGTTTACACCTGTGCTATTACCAGAGAGCGAGCGAACAAGTTCAAGTGGGTGTAGAACTGGAAAGCAACATCCGAGCTCAAGAATCTGTAGCATCGATAGGCTATCaa ATTGATTTACCGAAAGCAAACCTGGTCTTCCGTGGCATGTTGGATTCTAATTGGACTGTCGGTGGAGtattagaaaagaaattgcAGCCTCTTCCGTTCACGTTCGCGTTGAGCGGTTTGATGAACCACCCTAAGAATCAGTTCCGCTTAGGTTGCGGTTTGATTATAGGCTAG
- the LOC130695924 gene encoding lysosomal proton-coupled steroid conjugate and bile acid symporter SLC46A3-like isoform X1 translates to MAEKQEDLSDNENEQVRADSANGPWQKTYKQFKKAIGHVTLEPMLFIKMVAEGNTIVIGDTLEIDRVCRVNLNFSQEDCMAMDDGNHSQIQEAVQVYQNTFNYYQGLMASILPVIVILFAGSISDQYGRKLPMITVLGGFVMFSIIYIVTALNPSWPVEVLYAATVAVNATGSWVVFNMAVYSYLADITTMETRTKRMGWMDAIWYMGGPIGTLMGGWLYKSYGIATVFAVSGVLWLLCILYVILIVKESIVTPTETTPKGKPYRYVLDLGRAVFKAYPNRGRVHLFLLMAVKLGVFLVQGHQVYLWARRVLGWDATQFSIWTGTDEAIHQIGMVVWVGLASYYHLMDHTVATFGLVSIVAWNIVLACITGPSMWWLVIIATLSGSLEGSIEPALRTLITSIPDKRDIGKVLAFLGLLEAVWLIVDKTLYTFLYNAFIESFPQINFVVESFIAMLLIIVVVMLKKDWLKHRDSNSAKPSTD, encoded by the exons ATGGCAGAAAAACAAGAGGATCTGTCTGATAACGAAAATGAACAAGTCAGAGCTGATTCGGCCAACGGCCCGTGGCAAAAAACTTACAAGCAGTTCAAAAAG GCAATAGGCCACGTGACCCTCGAGCCCATGCTTTTTATAAAGATGGTGGCAGAGGGTAACACAATCGTCATAGGAGACACACTAGAGATTGATCGCGTTTGTCGTGTCAATCTAAATTTTAGTCAAGAAGATTGTATGGCAATGGACGATGGAAATCATTCGCAAATTCAA GAAGCAGTCCAAGTGTACCAAAACACCTTTAATTACTATCAAGGATTAATGGCCAGCATTTTACCCGTCATAGTAATTCTCTTTGCTGGATCAATAAGCGACCAGTACGGTAGGAAACTGCCAATGATCACCGTACTCGGCGGGTTTGTAATGTTCTCAATAATTTACATCGTTACGGCTCTGAACCCTTCATGGCCAGTGGAAGTTCTCTACGCTGCCACGGTGGCTGTTAATGCAACAGGAAGTTGGGTCGTTTTCAATATGGCAGTCTATAGCTATCTAGCTGATATCACAACAATGGAAACCCGAACAAAACGTATGGGCTGGATGGACGCTATATGGTACATGGGTGGACCGATTGGGACTTTAATGGGAGGATGGTTATACAAATCGTATGGTATAGCCACCGTCTTCGCTGTGTCTGGTGTGCTGTGGCTTCTTTGCATACTCTACGTAATTTTAATTGTCAAAGAAAGCATCGTAACACCGACTGAAACAACCCCAAAAGGAAAACCGTATCGTTATGTACTGGACCTAGGACGGGCAGTTTTCAAAGCTTACCCAAATCGAGGTCGAGTTCATTTGTTTCTACTAATGGCTGTAAAATTGGGAGTCTTTCTCGTTCAAGGACATCAG gtttACTTGTGGGCACGACGTGTGCTGGGCTGGGATGCTACACAATTTTCGATTTGGACAGGGACTGATGAAGCAATTCATCAGATCGGAATGGTTGTTTGGGTAGGGCTCGCATCATATTACCATCTAATGGATCACACTGTTGCTACATTCGGATTGGTATCGATCGTTGCATGGAACATTGTGTTGGCCTGCATTACTGGACCGTCCATGTGGTGGCTGGTTATCATAGCAACTTTATCAGGTTCACTGGAGGGAAGCATAGAGCCCGCCCTACGAACCTTAATTACGAGCATACCGGACAAGAGAGATATTGGGAAAGTCCTAGCTTTTCTTGGACTGTTGGAAGCCGTATGGCTGATTGTCGACAAAACCCTCTACACGTTCCTATACAATGCCTTTATCGAATCCTTCCCCCAG ATCAATTTTGTGGTGGAGAGCTTTATCGCCATGTTACTGATAATCGTCGTGgttatgttaaaaaaagattggctGAAACATCGGGATTCAAATTCAGCGAAACCTTCAAcagattaa
- the LOC130695927 gene encoding uncharacterized protein LOC130695927: protein MGNNNSVSVGPNEASQTMKTPASNRKMAWQSEDTKAVEHATNMSANAKLQATDAEVPLQEINSLDIFETLYRLPNEIENLKMLQDLSEEILHERQRIIKKLREMADYLAKTHNDVLIADRVGTGVGIGSGLLVIGGLIAAPFTAGISLGLTITGTATGLLGGVTSAGANITGYFISKNELTSLKAELGEHLLHLEKLSTADSKYLVRATRFRPTLEMLGKLSEQGWMQLFGTFQKLITLALNGDYAQINKAVNHVADPQIKHLIQKLPLPLDPELLHALADACSLVITQMRGIKQAIAAFLNYFKRPELAKLAVIYTSSAAAARTTTATAATEIKSVFRGTPMAMTKTARTAAGALTAAFIVIDVIHMVRICYETGETPTVQELRKMANDLEEEIKVPSDDATSEKELHKMANDFQKEMDSTVDASKETMKKNEPCFRPSDVRAKIGVPSTDTGRIEETDDEQFFDCREN, encoded by the exons ATGGGCAATAACAATTCTGTCTCTGTTGGCCCAAATGAAGCAAGTCAAACTATGAAGACACCAGCCTCGAACAG GAAAATGGCATGGCAAAGTGAAGACACCAAGGCAGTTGAACATGCCACAAATATGTCAGCAAATGCCAAACTTCAAGCAACCGATGCAGAAGTTCCTCTTCAGGAAATTAACAGCCTTGATATTTTCGAAACTCTATACAGACTGccaaatgaaatagaaaatctaAAAATGCTTCAAGACTTATCTGAGGAAATACTTCATGAAAGacaaagaataataaaaaaactcaGAGAGATGGCGGACTATTTAGCCAAAACCCACAATGACGTTCTAATCGCCGATCGTGTTGGAACTGGAGTCGGAATCGGATCGGGTTTACTTGTTATTGGCGGTCTAATCGCTGCTCCCTTTACTGCCGGTATATCTCTCGGCCTGACAATCACAGGAACTGCCACTGGTCTACTGGGTGGCGTAACCTCCGCAGGAGCCAACATAACTGGTTACtttatttccaaaaatgaGCTCACGTCTCTAAAGGCTGAACTCGGGGAACACTTATTGCACCTGGAAAAACTCTCCACAGCTGATTCAAAGTACTTGGTCAGAGCTACGCGTTTTCGTCCGACGTTGGAGATGTTAGGAAAACTATCGGAACAAGGATGGATGCAACTGTTTGggacatttcaaaaattaataacGCTTGCCCTAAATGGGGATTATGCGCAGATCAACAAAGCTGTGAATCATGTGGCAGATCCTCAAATCAAAcatttaattcaaaaacttccTTTGCCACTTGATCCGGAACTGTTGCACGCCCTAGCTGATGCGTGCTCTCTTGTAATAACTCAAATGCGGGGCATCAAACAAGCAATAGCAGCGTTCTTGAATTACTTTAAAAGACCCGAACTGGCCAAGCTTGCCGTCATCTACACGAGTTCCGCGGCTGCAGCGAGAACAACCACGGCAACTGCAGCGACGGAAATCAAATCTGTTTTTCGTGGAACGCCAATGGCGATGACCAAAACTGCTCGTACAGCAGCCGGTGCCTTAACTGCTGCATTTATCGTCATTGACGTGATCCACATGGTACGCATTTGCTACGAAACAGGAGAGACTCCAACAGTACAAGAACTccgaaaaatggcaaatgatcttgaagaagaaataaaagttcCATCGGACGATGCCACAAGTGAGAAGGAATTGCACAAAATGGCCaatgattttcaaaaagagaTGGACTCTACAGTTGACGCTAGTAAAGAGAccatgaaaaaaaacgaaccatGTTTCAGGCCCAGTGATGTTCGAGCAAAAATAGGAGTTCCTTCTACGGACACGGGAAGGATTGAAGAAACGGACGACGAGCAATTTTTTGATTGCCGAGAAAATTAA
- the LOC130695926 gene encoding lysosomal proton-coupled steroid conjugate and bile acid symporter SLC46A3-like, which translates to MSEITVETTNERKEQGTCKSPHRKCLQNVKKAMSHVTLEPMLFLKMVAEGNVIVIADTLQLDRVCRVNLNFTEKDCLAMDDGNHSEIQKAVQIYQNNLHYYQGLMASILPVLVIFLIGSISDRYGRKLPMVIVLSGFVVYAMVYLLVILDPSWPVEILYIASFAINITGNWVLFNMAVYSYLADITTTERRTKRMGWMDAVWSMGKPLGTLLGVWLYQNYGYITVFAVSAILWSMCLIFTAAVVKESIAKPSGTIQQEKTLPFIIDLYQTVFKRYPHRVRVYLFLLTAIKLGVYLAHGHQVYLWARVVLEWDVGQFSTWSGASDFLHLIAMVVWVGVASSYHLSDYTVAIFGLVSIALWNIVLASTIAPSVWWLVIVAAFLGSLKTSIEPALRSLITSVPDKCDVGKILAFLGLMEAIWQTVDKSVYTHLYNAFIHSFPQINFVVEGAIACILLMGLIRLKRDSEKWSESNAF; encoded by the exons ATGTCAGAAATCACAGTCGAAACAACTAACGAGCGTAAAGAGCAGGGGACGTGTAAAAGCCCGCACCGGAAATGtcttcaaaatgtaaaaaag gCGATGAGTCACGTGACCCTTGAGCCGATgctctttttgaaaatggtaGCCGAAGGAAATGTCATCGTGATTGCCGATACGCTCCAACTAGATCGCGTATGTCGAGTTAACCTTAATTTTACCGAAAAAGACTGTTTGGCAATGGACGATGGAAATCATTCGGAGATTCAg AAAGCAGTTCAAATCTACCAAAATAATTTGCACTATTATCAAGGCTTAATGGCCAGCATCTTGCCTGTCCTGGTCATTTTTTTGATTGGATCAATCAGCGATCGATACGGTAGAAAACTACCTATGGTGATCGTGCTAAGCGGATTCGTAGTCTACGCCATGGTTTACCTTCTCGTCATTCTTGATCCATCCTGGCCTGTGGAAATTCTATACATTGCTTCGTTTGCGATTAACATAACAGGAAATTGGGTCCTTTTCAACATGGCAGTTTACAGCTATTTAGCTGACATCACGACGACGGAAAGGCGTACAAAACGAATGGGATGGATGGACGCTGTATGGTCGATGGGCAAACCGCTGGGTACATTACTCGGTGTATGGTTGTACCAAAATTACGGCTACATAACCGTGTTCGCTGTCTCCGCCATCCTGTGGTCAATGTGCCTCATTTTTACCGCAGCCGTCGTTAAAGAAAGCATCGCAAAGCCGAGTGGAACGATACAGCAGGAGAAAACCCTTCCATTTATAATCGACTTGTACCAAACAGTTTTTAAACGTTACCCTCATCGCGTTCGAGTTTATTTGTTTCTACTTACAGCAATCAAATTGGGTGTTTATCTTGCCCACGGACATCAA GTTTACTTGTGGGCGCGTGTGGTGCTCGAATGGGATGTTGGCCAGTTTTCAACATGGTCGGGAGCAAGTGACTTCCTCCATCTAATCGCAATGGTTGTGTGGGTCGGAGTGGCGTCGTCTTACCACCTTTCGGATTACACTGTCGCAATCTTCGGATTGGTATCTATCGCTCTCTGGAACATAGTGTTAGCCAGCACTATCGCGCCATCTGTGTGGTGGCTGGTGATAGTTGCAGCTTTTCTAGGTTCTCTTAAAACAAGCATCGAACCAGCCCTGCGGTCTCTCATAACAAGCGTACCAGACAAATGCGATGTTGGCAAAATATTGGCATTTCTCGGACTTATGGAAGCCATTTGGCAGACGGTGGATAAGTCGGTGTACACGCATCTTTACAACGCTTTCATTCACTCTTTCCCACAG aTCAATTTTGTGGTGGAAGGCGCTATTGCATGCATTTTGCTAATGGGGCTGATTAGATTGAAACGAGATTCCGAGAAGTGGAGCGAGAGCAATGCGTTTTAA
- the LOC130695924 gene encoding lysosomal proton-coupled steroid conjugate and bile acid symporter SLC46A3-like isoform X2: protein MGHVTLEPMLFLKMIAEGNITVIAETLQLERSCRINLNFTEEDCTAMDDGNHSDIQKAAQVYQNNFNYYQGLTASILPILVIFLVGSISDRYGRKLPMVIVLGGFIVYAIVYLLVILNPQWPVEVLYTASLAVNATGSWVVFNMAVYSYLADITTMETRTKRMGWMDAVWSMGKPLGTLLGVRLYRAFGYVTVFVVSAIMWLICLIYTAIVIKESVTEPSGTMEEENPFQFMTNLYQTVFKRYPHRVRVYLFLLVAFKLGVYLVQGHQVYLWARAVLEWDVSQYSNWSGASDIFYQIGMVVWMGMASSYHLSDYTVAIFGLLSIAIWNIVLASINGPSMWWLVIVATLLSAPKASIEPALRSLITSIPEKSDVGKTLAFLGLMESIWLMVDKSVYTHLYNALIQSFPQINFVVESFIAMLLIIVVVMLKKDWLKHRDSNSAKPSTD, encoded by the exons ATGGGTCACGTGACTCTTGAGCCtatgctttttttaaaaatgatcgCAGAAGGAAATATCACTGTGATTGCAGAAACGCTGCAACTCGAGCGCTCCTGTCGTATTAACCTTAATTTTACTGAAGAAGACTGTACGGCAATGGACGATGGAAATCATTCAGACATTCAG AAAGCTGCCCAAGTCtaccaaaacaatttcaattattatcaAGGATTGACGGCCAGCATTTTACCTATTCTGGTTATTTTCTTGGTTGGATCAATCAGCGATCGTTACGGCAGAAAACTGCCGATGGTCATCGTGCTTGGTGGATTTATCGTCTACGCTATTGTTTACCTTCTCGTGATTCTTAATCCGCAATGGCCCGTGGAAGTTCTCTACACTGCTTCGCTAGCCGTCAACGCAACAGGAAGCTGGGTCGTTTTCAATATGGCAGTCTACAGCTACTTAGCAGATATCACAACAATGGAAACGCGAACAAAACGTATGGGATGGATGGACGCCGTATGGTCAATGGGAAAACCCTTGGGTACTTTGCTCGGCGTACGGTTATACCGAGCATTCGGCTACGTGACTGTTTTCGTCGTCTCCGCCATTATGTGGTTAATTTGCTTAATTTATACCGCAATTGTTATTAAAGAAAGCGTTACAGAACCCAGTGGTACAATGGAGGAAGAAAACCCATTTCAATTTATGACCAACTTGTATCAAACAGTTTTCAAACGTTACCCTCATCGAGTTCGAGTTTATCTATTTTTACTTGTAGCTTTCAAATTGGGTGTCTATCTCGTCCAAGGCCATCAA GTTTACTTGTGGGCAAGGGCTGTACTGGAATGGGATGTTAGCCAATACTCAAATTGGTCGGGAGCAAGTGACATTTTCTATCAAATCGGGATGGTTGTCTGGATGGGAATGGCATCGTCCTACCACCTTTCGGATTATACTGTCGCGATCTTTGGATTGTTATCCATCGCTATCTGGAACATCGTGTTAGCAAGCATTAACGGCCCGTCTATGTGGTGGTTGGTTATTGTTGCAACGCTATTAAGCGCTCCTAAAGCGAGCATCGAACCAGCCTTGCGATCTCTCATAACAAGCATTCCGGAGAAAAGCGATGTCGGTAAAACATTGGCGTTTCTCGGACTCATGGAATCCATCTGGCTTATGGTAGACAAGTCTGTGTATACGCATCTCTACAACGCATTAATTCAATCTTTCCCTCAG ATCAATTTTGTGGTGGAGAGCTTTATCGCCATGTTACTGATAATCGTCGTGgttatgttaaaaaaagattggctGAAACATCGGGATTCAAATTCAGCGAAACCTTCAAcagattaa
- the LOC130695940 gene encoding selenoprotein S-like, whose translation MTESDEWATVETVVEDDMDSTFERASSKRGPSGIEQSIFEQTLSVLISTNPWLLLFIALGVYYLVQKFRSSQVISSAEYSNLSADEILARQEAVELARRQMQEEYDKKAREHASKQKEKEELLRQEKLKNLEKYGTKLGRSSKTLATESSNDQLQQGVLKKKSDKPKLKPEYNPLMGDGSSGVCYRPTRRGGGAGGG comes from the exons ATGACGGAATCAGACGAATGGGCGACGGTGGAAACGGTAGTGGAAGACGACATGGATAGTACGTTTGAAAGAGCTTCAAGCAAGCGGGGACCAAGTGGCATCGAACAGAGTATTTTTGAGCAAA CTCTTTCCGTCCTCATTAGTACCAATCCATGGCTACTTCTCTTTATTGCACTTGGTGTCTACTACCTTGTGCAGAAGTTTCGTTCTTCCCAGGTTATCAGCTCAGCCGAATACTCAAATCTTA GTGCAGATGAGATCCTTGCAAGGCAAGAGGCTGTGGAATTAGCTAGAAGGCAAATGCAAGAAGAGTATGACAAAAAAGCCAGAGAACACGCCAGTAAGCAAAAAGAG AAAGAAGAACTTTTGCGCCAAGAAAAGTTAAAGAACCTGGAGAAGTATGGCACAAAGTTAGGTAGAAGCAGTAAAACTCTTGCAACAGAATCCAGTAATGACCAACTTCAACAGGGtgtcttaaaaaagaaatctgacAAACCAAAGTTGAAGCCAG AGTACAATCCGTTGATGGGGGATGGAAGCAGTGGCGTATGCTACCGTCCGACTAGGCGTGGAGGAGGAGCTGGAGGTGGATGA